Within the Microcebus murinus isolate Inina chromosome 16, M.murinus_Inina_mat1.0, whole genome shotgun sequence genome, the region ACATGCCAAGTGGCCTTacatgatcctttttttttttttgagtcagagtctcactctgttgcccaggctagagtgagtgctgtgacatcagcctagctcacagcaacctcaaactcctgggctcaagcgatcctcctctctcagcctcccgagtagctgggactacaggcatgcgccaccatgcccggctaatttttatatttttagttggccaattagtttctttctatttttagcagagacggggtctcactcttgctcaggctggtttcgaactcctgaccttgagtgatccgcccgcctcggccttgcagagtgctgggattacaggcgtgagccacctatttgactgttcttttctttttcttgagggTTGTCGCTCTGGCACCGGCCTGTCGAGCCATCTATCGCGTTAGCGCTCTAGAATCCCAGTGCTCGGCGTGCTGCCGTCTAGCATCGTACTGGTCCGGTCTGGGAGGTGCTGACGGGCTGGGCCGCCAACACCCGGGCCCGCAGGGCCTTGGCATCTCCTTCACTGGGTCTTTGTCCCGTTTCTGTCCCGCCCAGGCGTCTGGGGCCTGAATGGAGAACGCGTCTCTCAGCTACGAGTACCAGGATTACGGCGACATTGGGGATCTCCCGGTGGACTGTCTGGACGGCGCCTGCCACTCCATCGGCTCGCTCCGCGTGGCCTCGCTGCTGCTGTATGCTGCCGTCTTCCTGGCGGGGGTGCCGGGCAACGCCATGGTGGCCTGGGTGGCCCGGAAGGAGGCCCGCCAGAGGGTCAGGGCCACCTGGCTGCTCCACCTGGCCGCAGCGGATCTGCTCTGCTGTGTGTCTCTCCCTGTCCTGGCGGTGCCCGTTGCCAGCAGGGGCCACTGGCCGTACGGGGCAGTGGGCTGTCGGGTGCTGCCCTCGGTCACCCTGCTGTCCATGTACGCCAGCGTCCTGCTCCTTGCTGCTCTCAGCGCCGACTTCTGCCTGCTGGCGTTCCGGCCCTCCTGGCGGGTGGCAGCCCTGCGGACTCGGGGGGTGCGGGTGGCCTGCGTGGCAGCCTGGGTGCTGGCCACGCTGCTCACGGTGCCCTCTGTCGTCTACCGCCGGCTGCACCAGGAGCACTTCCCTGCCCGGCTGCAGTGTGTCGTGGACTACGGTGGCTCGGTCGGGACCGAGGTCGCGGTCATGGTCACCCGGTTTCTTTTTGGATTCCTGGGGCCTCTGGTGGTGGTGGCCAGCTGCCACTGCGCCCTGCTGTGCCACGCGGCCCGCCGCCATTGGCCACTGGGCACGGCTGTCGTGGTGGGGTTTTTCGTCTGCTGGACTCCCTACCACCTGCTGGGACTGGTAGTGGCCACGGCTGCCCCGAACTCTGCGCTGCTGGCCCAAGCCCTGCGAGCTGATCCCCTGGTCGTGGGCCTCGCCCTGGCTCACAGCTGCCTCAATCCTATGCTCTTCCTGTATTTCGGGCGGGCTCAACTCCGCCGGTCACTGCCTGCTGCATGTCGCTGGGCCCTGAGGGAGTCGCAGGGCAAGGATGAAAGTGTGGCCAGCAAGAAATCCACTAGCCACGACCTGGTCTCAGAGATGGAAGTGTAGGTTAGAGGGACACTTGCTTGTATGCTCCTATCCTATTTCACAAAACGGGCTTCAGGCATAGCTGGATCCAGGGGCTGACCAATGTCTtcatttcattccttcattcattcaacaaacatccatTATGCACCTGCAAGGCCCGGTTATAGGCACTGGCTATATAGCAGTGACCAAAACAGACACAAATCATGCCCTCAGGGGGTGACATTCTAGTGgagaaaaacagacaataaacaaaggaAT harbors:
- the C5AR2 gene encoding C5a anaphylatoxin chemotactic receptor 2; this encodes MENASLSYEYQDYGDIGDLPVDCLDGACHSIGSLRVASLLLYAAVFLAGVPGNAMVAWVARKEARQRVRATWLLHLAAADLLCCVSLPVLAVPVASRGHWPYGAVGCRVLPSVTLLSMYASVLLLAALSADFCLLAFRPSWRVAALRTRGVRVACVAAWVLATLLTVPSVVYRRLHQEHFPARLQCVVDYGGSVGTEVAVMVTRFLFGFLGPLVVVASCHCALLCHAARRHWPLGTAVVVGFFVCWTPYHLLGLVVATAAPNSALLAQALRADPLVVGLALAHSCLNPMLFLYFGRAQLRRSLPAACRWALRESQGKDESVASKKSTSHDLVSEMEV